TGCGGGCTGCGGGGAGCAGGCTGGTGGTTGTGCCGTAGGTCCCCGTGCCGAGGACGCCGGCGGTCCCGATGAGGAAGGAGCCGCCGTCTTTGTCGCCGAGCCGCTCGCCGTTGGGGACGCCGGGCGGGCGCTGTGGCAGCTTGCCGCCGTCGTGCCAGTAGAGGTCGACCGGGGGCATGCCGGCGCGTTCGGGGAAGCTGAATTTGAGTACGCAGGCGGCGGGGGTCTGCACGTCGCTGCCTCCCTCGGCGAGGACGGGTTCGACGGTGAAGGCGGCAGCCTCGCCGAGCTTCAGGGCCCAGTAGGGGGCGTCGAGGACGTGGCAGGCCATGTCGCCGAGGGCGCCGCAGCCGTAGTCCCACCAGACGCGCCATTTATTGGGGTGGAGGATTTCGCTGTAGGGCCTGCGGGGGCCGCAGCCGAGCCAGAGGTCCCAATCGAGCTGCTCCGGGACTGGTTCGCCGGATTCCAGGGCGGCGGGGTCGCGGTGCCAGCGGCGTCCGGGGCGGTCGGTCCAGGCGTGGGCTTCGCGGACCTCGCCGATTTCGCCGGACCAGAGAATCTCGCAGAAGCGCCGCGCGCCGGCACTGGAGTGGCCCTGGTTGCCCATCTGCGTGACGACGCCGGTTTCTGCGGCGGTGCGGGCGAGGAGGCGCGCTTCCATGGGCGTGTGGGCGAGTGGTTTCTGGACGTAGACGTGCTTGCCGAGCTTCATGGCGGTGTAGGTGGCGGGGGCGTGCATGAAATCGGGCGTGGAGATGGTCACGGCGTCGATCTCGGGCATGGCCTCCAGCATTTCGCGGAAATCAATGAAGCGCCGGGCGTCGGGCAGGCGGTAGAAGGCCTCTTCGGCGCGCTTCCAGTCCACGTCGCAGAGGGCGACAACGTTTTCCTTGCGGCAGTTCATGATGTCGGTCAGGCCCTGGCCACCGACGCCGATGGCGGCGACGTTGAGCTTCTCGTTGGGCGATAGCTTGCGGGGGACGACGCGGGCATCGTTGGCGCGGGCCGTGGTGGCGGCGAGGAGCGCGGTGGTGGTGGTTGCGGCGAGGAAGGCGCGGCGGGTGAGGGTGTCGTGTATCATGGCGTTGGGCTCCTGTTGCGCTTGTCTTCGGGGCAGTGTATTCGACGGGGCGTGGGGAGGTTCAAGTTTCGGGAGACGCGCGGGACAACAGGGACAGCAGGGACGACGCGGGACGCGCTTTCCTACAGTAAAGGCCCCGCGGGGGGCGCCCGCGGGGCCGTGGATTAGAGATGCGATTGTATTATGCGACTAGCAGGGGAGTTCCCAGCCTTTGCGGTATTCCTTGCTGACGAATTCGGCGGGGTTGGGGACGTTGGTGACCATGCCCTTCTTGTTGTCCCAGTGCATCTTTTGCTCGGTGCGGATGGCGAGGTTGCCGAAGACGACCATTTCGGTGAAGGGGCCGGAGTAGTCGAAGTTGGATGCGGCCGCTTCGCCGCCCTTGCAGGCCTGGATCCAGTTGAGGTAGGGATCTTCGCCCTCGATGCGCTTGATGGTCTGCTCGGGCTTCTTGTAGTCGAGCATTTTCTCGTCGGGCAGGAGGCGCGCCTGGCCGCCGTATTCGCCGGCCGTCAGGATGCCGCTCTCGCCCACGAAATAGGAGCCGTTGCGGCCATCGCCGAGCTTCTGATCGAGGGGCACGCCGTCGGGGCGCTTGGGGATGAGCTCGCCGTCGTACCAGTAGACGTCGACGGGGGCCATGTCGCCGCGCGCGGGGAAGCTGTACTTGACGATGGAGGCGTTCGGGGCGGTCTGGTCGTTCTTGCCGGACTGTGCGACGACTTCGACGGTGTAGTCGGGGGCTTCAACGAGCTTGAGGGCCCAGAAGGCGGGGTCCATGATGTGGCAGGCCATATCGCCGAGGGCTCCGCACCCGAAGTCCCACCAGCCGCGCCAGTTGAAGGGGGCGTACTTGGCATTGTAGGGGCGCATGGGGGCGGTGCCGATCCAGAGGTCCCAGTTCATGGTTTCGGGGATGGCTTCCTCGTCGAGGGGCTTGTCGATGCCCTGGGGCCACACGGGGCGGTTGGTCCAGACGTGGGCTTCCTTGACCTGGCCGATGGCTCCGGACCAGACCATTTCGCAGAGGTCGCGGACGCCGTCGCCGCAGTGTCCCTGGTTGCCCATCTGGGTGGCGACGCCCATTTCGCGGGCGACGTTGGTCAGGAGGCGCGCTTCGGCGACAGTGTGCGTGAGGGGCTTCTGCACATAGACGTGTTTGCCGAGCTTCATGGCCATGTAGGCGGCGGGGGCGTGGGTGTGGTCGGGGGTGGAGATGGTGACCGCGTCGATCTCGGGCATGGACTCCAGCATCTCGCGGTAGTCTTTGAACTGCTTGGCTTCGGGCAGGCGGTAGAAGGCCTCGCTGGCGCGGTCAAAGTCGGGGTCGCAGAGGGCGACGACGTTTTCACCGTGGCGGTGGCAGGACATGATGTCGCCCATGCCCTTGCCGCCGGCGCCGATGGCGGCGATGTTGAGTTTTTCGTTGGGGGATTTCTTCCCCGGGACGACCTGGGCCGTGTTGGGCTGGGCGAGGGCGCCCGCGGCGGCCGTGGTGGTGGTGGCGGCCAGGAAGGCGCGCCGGGTCATGGCATTCTTGGTCATTGGTACTCTCCGGAGCGGCAAACCATGGGATGGGCCGCAGTTGTTTTTGAGTTCGGGCGGCGTTCCCCTGCTCCCTCCTGGAACACAGCGAGGATCCAGGGGAAGACGGCCCGCAACGTCATCCGGGTGAGCATAAAGATTTCCGGGGGGAAGTTCAAACTGGAGGTTAGTTGACAGTTGACAATGGCGGTAGTGGGTAGTGGGCGGAGTGGATTCGCTCGAGTGGGCTATTGATGGAGGTGGTGGGTTGGCGTTGCTCCAGGCACACGAATCCGCCTGAGGCGGAATCGCGTGGCACGGGAGAATTGTGTTGCGCCTTCGGCGCGTTGCGGGCGGGCCGTCCGCCACGGCGTATCTTCGACTCGCGCTCCCATTGGTCCGGCTCTTGTGGTTGGGAGGCGCGGTGATAGACAACCCGCGCCAGGGCGGGTTCGCCCTGGCGCGGGTTTTGTGGCCGGTTCGGCTACTGCTTACTTGTCGTCATCGTCGTCATCATCATCATCATCATCATCGTCGTCGCGATGTCCGCGTTCGTGGCGGGTTCCGACTTCGGAGACGAGTACAAGCTCGCCGGTTTCGGCGTCGAAGACTTCGATGACCGAGTTTTCGGTCATGGCGGGGACGTAGTCGCCGCGTGCGGAGACGAGGTTGATGTGGGCCTTTTCACTCTTCCGGACGCGCGCGTCGGCGATGAGTTCGCCATCGACGGCGACTTCGACCACGCGAATCAGGGTGAGATCCTCCATTTTGATCTTGAGTTGCCGGAAGTCATTGTGGGTCTTGAACCTGGCCTCCCCTTCGGCGTCGGGGTCCACGCCGGTGCTGACGAGGCGGAAGTGGAGGTGGAATTTGCCGCCGCGGGTGCTTTCGTCGTCCTCCACGGGAAAGTCGAGAATCGCGACGGTATTGGCGGCGAGGGATCCATCGAAGTTGAGCGCGCCGATGGCGACGACCTCGGCTCCGACGATGAGGTCGGCGGGGGTTCCGTTGGCGGTGTCGAAGTCATCGGGGAGGAAGATGGCGGCATTCAGGACATCCACGAGGATCTCGGCGCCGCCGCGGCGGACCACGATGAAGGCGTCATCGGGGTTGCTTTCGACGATCTCGCCGCGCACCTGGGCCTGGACGGCGTTGAAGAGGCCGACCTGCAGGTCGGGGATGAGCTGGTAGCCGCCGGCGTCGAGTTCGACGAGGGTAATGGCGCCGAGGTCGAAGACGAGGAGTCCGGCTTCACCCGCAACGACGGAAAAGCTTATTGGCACACGAAGGTTGCCGCCGTCGAGCAGGTCCACGGCTACGGGGGCGTCGGGCGCATCGGCGAAGACGGCCGCAGCTCCGGAAAGCGAGAGGACGGCGCCCTCGTATTCGCCCGGAGGTACGGGGGCAAGGTCGATCAGATTGGGCATGTTCAGGATGTCGAGCAAATTGAGGTCGAAGGGGGTGTCAATCACGACGACATTGGCCGGATCGCCGACCTGCTGGAGGGCGACCTGATCCACGGTGATCGTCAGGCTGACGAGCTCTTCCTGCTGAACCACACGGGCCTTGGGCACGCTGGTGGACTTGGCGCGCAGGCCGGCGTCGTTTGCGGCCACGAGCACGGTCAATTCGGCGTTCTTGGTCGCGGGCGAGCCACCGAGCGGGCAGCCCATGAGGAAGAGGGGAACAGTCAGGGCCGCAAGGGCCTGTTTCAATCGAAATGGAACCATGACGAAACTCCTTTCACGGTCTGTGGACGCCGCCGGTGGAAGACCGGCGTATACTTGACAGACTACGACCCGAGTCGCCGCGTGTGGCGTCCGAAGGCACGCGCGTCTATAGGATAAGAGAGGCGATTTCGGGCATATTCCGCATGGGAAACACCAGAATGGAACGCTTTTCGGGGTTTAGTGAAAAAAGTGCGCGGGATCGACGCGCTCTGCTTTCTTACGTTCCCCGGGGGTACAATGCACGGAACGTACGGTATCGCTAATGGGAGGCGTGGCCGGCGCGTGGAGGAATCGACTCGTGGACGTGGGATACCGGATTGCGTTGGCGATCGTTGCGGTTGCGCATGGCGTATTCAGCCGGCGTTACGTAAGGGGTGCGCGGGCGGGTGCGACGCTGTTCAAGGAGCGCGCCGAGGGCCGGGGGCTGGCGGCGGCGACGGGCGCGGCCTATGCGGCCTATTGCTTCACCGTGCTGGCCTTTATGATAAATCCGGCGTGGATGGGGTGGTCCGCGCTGCCGATTCCGCCGTGGCTTCGGTGGGTTGGCGCGCCGGTGATGGCGGCGGGCGCCGCGCTGCACATCTGGGGCATGCACCATCTCGGGAAGAACCTGACGATTAGCATCAGCACGCGCGCGGGGCATGCGCTGGTGACGTCGGGCCCGTTTCGGTGGATCCGGCACCCGTTGTATAGCGGGGGAATGTTGGAATCCGTTGGCGTGTGCCTGCTGCTGGCAAACGGGGCGGTGTCGGCGTGCGCGCTGGCGTTCTGGTTGCTGATCGCGTGGCGCACGCCGCTGGAGGAGGCGATCCTGGAGGACGCGTTTGGAGAGCGGTATCGCCAATACCGGGGCTACACGGGGCGTTTTCTGCCGCGCGTGACACGGGGCTGAGGATATTTGGGGCTTCTCACCGCCTTGCCACGGCCGCGCCGATCTCGTACACTGTGGGCTGTAGTGAGGATGAGGCGCGTCAAACAATAAAGGGGCCTGCCCGTGCGATATTGCCAATCACCGGCCGGTGGCCACGAGCTCATCTCTCGCAGATTCTTCCGGCGCTTTTTGACAGTGTTCCTGACCGCCTGGTGGGTTTCCAGCGCGCTGTACGATATCGCCGCGGCGGCGGAGGCCGCGAGTGGGGCCAAATCACTTGAGGCGCTGCTGGGGGATCGCCGGATCAGCCATCAGGGCCCGGATGGCGACACCGCGTATGGCGCGTTTCATGTCCGGGTGGCGTACAACGCGACCCACAATGAGTTTCTGGTGGTGTGGGCGGGGGACGATAACCGCGCGCCGCTTGTGGAGGGCGAATACGAGATTTTCGGGCAACGTGTGGACGCGTCGACGGGCGCGCTGCTCGGCGAGCCGGGATTCCGGATCAGCGACATGGG
This region of Candidatus Hydrogenedentota bacterium genomic DNA includes:
- a CDS encoding Gfo/Idh/MocA family oxidoreductase, which codes for MIHDTLTRRAFLAATTTTALLAATTARANDARVVPRKLSPNEKLNVAAIGVGGQGLTDIMNCRKENVVALCDVDWKRAEEAFYRLPDARRFIDFREMLEAMPEIDAVTISTPDFMHAPATYTAMKLGKHVYVQKPLAHTPMEARLLARTAAETGVVTQMGNQGHSSAGARRFCEILWSGEIGEVREAHAWTDRPGRRWHRDPAALESGEPVPEQLDWDLWLGCGPRRPYSEILHPNKWRVWWDYGCGALGDMACHVLDAPYWALKLGEAAAFTVEPVLAEGGSDVQTPAACVLKFSFPERAGMPPVDLYWHDGGKLPQRPPGVPNGERLGDKDGGSFLIGTAGVLGTGTYGTTTSLLPAARMERYTLPPEILPRVSGSHYRNWIEACKGGDPACSSFDYAAPFTEMILVGNIALRVGEKVKYDFANGAVLNNPAAQALLSKEYQNGWTLPVDP
- a CDS encoding Gfo/Idh/MocA family oxidoreductase translates to MTKNAMTRRAFLAATTTTAAAGALAQPNTAQVVPGKKSPNEKLNIAAIGAGGKGMGDIMSCHRHGENVVALCDPDFDRASEAFYRLPEAKQFKDYREMLESMPEIDAVTISTPDHTHAPAAYMAMKLGKHVYVQKPLTHTVAEARLLTNVAREMGVATQMGNQGHCGDGVRDLCEMVWSGAIGQVKEAHVWTNRPVWPQGIDKPLDEEAIPETMNWDLWIGTAPMRPYNAKYAPFNWRGWWDFGCGALGDMACHIMDPAFWALKLVEAPDYTVEVVAQSGKNDQTAPNASIVKYSFPARGDMAPVDVYWYDGELIPKRPDGVPLDQKLGDGRNGSYFVGESGILTAGEYGGQARLLPDEKMLDYKKPEQTIKRIEGEDPYLNWIQACKGGEAAASNFDYSGPFTEMVVFGNLAIRTEQKMHWDNKKGMVTNVPNPAEFVSKEYRKGWELPC
- a CDS encoding isoprenylcysteine carboxylmethyltransferase family protein, producing MDVGYRIALAIVAVAHGVFSRRYVRGARAGATLFKERAEGRGLAAATGAAYAAYCFTVLAFMINPAWMGWSALPIPPWLRWVGAPVMAAGAALHIWGMHHLGKNLTISISTRAGHALVTSGPFRWIRHPLYSGGMLESVGVCLLLANGAVSACALAFWLLIAWRTPLEEAILEDAFGERYRQYRGYTGRFLPRVTRG